The Clostridium sporogenes region AATTATGCTCTACCAGGAAAGGAAACATTGCAAAATAACATATTTTTATCTTTAGGATTATCAGTACTTTTGATGTGTGTTATTGATTATACCAGAAAAAGTAAAAATTATAAATTTGGTATTCCACTAGCTATTATAGTAGGTATATTAGCTATTTTTACAGAAGCATCTCTTGATGGAGTATTAATGACTTTAGTTTTCTACTTTTTTAGAGAGGATAAAATTAAATTATCTATTGGATATATTTCAATTTCTTTGTTTGAATTTATTATGGTTAGCGGTGGAGGACTAACTTATTTGAATTTATTCGTATTAAATTACCAATGGTTAATGATTTTTGCTCTTCCTCTTATTCTTATGTATAATGGTCAAAGAGGACTTAATAATAAGTTCATAAAATATATGTTTTATGCTTTTTATCCTATACATTTATGGATAATTACTATAATATCTCATTTTCTAAACTAATATAGAAAATAAGTATCTATACCATACAATTGTAGATTTTAATATTAGCTAGTTTAATATTTACATTTATGTTTCTATTTTTCATAAAAAATTAAATAGGGCTAATATTTTTTTATTTAAAATATTAACCCTAAATATTTCTTTAATATAAAATATTACTAATTACAAATAAAAATTATAAAATTAATACAAATAATCAAATTAGTTTTATTATTGTTAAATGTACTCCATTGTGTAAAATATTAAACTTTACCTATTTACCATTAGTAGTTCTTTATTGTTTAAAGTTTTTTTATAGAATAAACTAAAGGATATAATTGTTATTAAGGATGCTATTACATCTGCTATAGGTTCTGCTAATAATACTGCAAATAATTTATCTTTCATGAATAAAGGAAGTATAAATATAAGTGGTATTAATAATATTATTTTTC contains the following coding sequences:
- a CDS encoding TraX family protein, which translates into the protein MKLDSFKLKIIAMILMVLDHLPKAFDNIPIWFGWLGRLVAPIFFFFMAEGFFHTKSKSKYLGRLFGWGAIMFAGSSILNYALPGKETLQNNIFLSLGLSVLLMCVIDYTRKSKNYKFGIPLAIIVGILAIFTEASLDGVLMTLVFYFFREDKIKLSIGYISISLFEFIMVSGGGLTYLNLFVLNYQWLMIFALPLILMYNGQRGLNNKFIKYMFYAFYPIHLWIITIISHFLN